The sequence GGATGAAACCACCAATCCCCACATAGATTATGTTTATAAGTTGCCTTCACAGTTGCATCTCCAGCTTTATTACCAGACCTATACACAAAGCTACAAGACCAACCAGGATTAATATTACATATGTTTACACATTTTCGCAACAGGGGCATGCTCTGCCAGTGACAAAGAGAAGATAGTTGTTGAAGAAAAGAGCAAATTCCCAGATTATCAGATTCAAAAATCACTCGAGACCAACCCTTTGAATCTGCCAGTTGCATAGCCTCCAACATTGCCCAAGCTTCAGCCTGCTGAGCATTACTAGCTCTTCTCAAGGCTCCCCTTCCCATGACATATGCCCCTGCAGAGTTCCGAATTATAATTCCAATACCAGCTAACAAAGAAGTAGAATGATAAGAAGCATCTATATTAATTTTTATGTACTGCAAAGGAGGAGGTTCCCATTTATGATGTAAAAGCTCATTATGAACATTAGGATGACTGAAGTTAGCAGGAGTGTTTCCTAGATGATGCTGGAGAATGTATGAAGTGACCTGATGGACTACAGAGTTATGGTTGGGAGTGGTATTGTTAAAAACAACACTACATCGAATCTTCCATATGAAATACATGATGCACATAGCTAAGTGAACAATCTCAGGGGACTTCTGGATGTTGATGATGGAGTCTTTGAGTTGCCAAGTCTGAATCCAGGATAAGAGGGAAGAGTGCTGCAAAATAAAGTGAAACTGATGAGGTAAAAAATACTGCCATATTTCCCTAGTGAAAgggcaatgaagaaaaatatggtccAGATCTTCTATTTGATAGTGGTTGCAAAGAACACAGTGTAAATCAACATTATGCACATGGGTGAAAATTCTTGCTTTGACTGGCACGGCATTGTGAATAGCTCTCAACAGGAAAAGCTGAAACTTGTAAGGCACTTTCAACTTCCAAAAAGATAACCAAAAATGTTGAGATAAACCCATGGAGTTATCTGTTAGGATATCCTTATCACACAACATCCTATAAGTTGAGGCCGTAGTAAAAATACCAGTGGTTGTAAAGGGACAGATTAATTTATCCTCTTGATCTAGCTGAATGGGAATGGTTAAAATGGAGTTCACCTGATCAGCTGTAAAAAGGAGGCGAAGAAGCGACACATTCCACTGTTCGGTATCAGTATCTATAAGATCAGAAACCAACTGGTAGTTAGACGTATTAAAGTCACCCCAGTCCTGTAAAGAAGAATTCAGAGAAGGAATCCAGTTAGAAGTCCAAATGTTGATATGAGCTCCATTACCAACTTGCCATTTAGCATTTTTCAACACAATCTCAAGCCCAATAGAGATACTTTGCCAAATCCAACTTGAACTTAAGTTAACCGGTGGAGGGAAGAAACGCAGGTCATGATGAGGAAAATGTTTACCTTTCAATAGCTTCGCCCATAAAGCATCTTGGTTATGTAACAATTTCCAAGCTAGTTTCGCAAGAAAAGCTAAGTTATAGTTGCACAGATTTTTAAGTCCTAAACCACCTAGCCTTTTAGGTAAACATACCTTCTTCCAAgaaatgtacttttgagaatGTGGCTTAACATAACTGTTCCACCAATAGCTTCTCTGAATTTTTTCCATTTGATGAAGAGATGTTTCAGGAAGTTTGAAAACCTGCATTTGATACAGACCCATAGAGCTTAGAACAGAATTAACCTGGGTAGTTCTTCCTGCTTGATTCACAATTTTGCTCTGCCAGCCCTGCAATCTGTTAGTCATGTTATCAATAATACCCTGACAGTTCTTATGTCTGGATCTATGCAGCAGAAGAGGTATACCCAAGTATTTTTCTCCAAGGCCCATAACTTTCATACCAAGAATACCAGTAATATTAGACCTATGAGCATTAGAAGTGTGCTTGCCAAAAAATAAGGTTGATTTCTGCATATTTATCACCTGACCTGAAGCTTGTCCAAATATATGAAGCAAGTGTTGAAGTTGCTGCATTTGTGTAGAATCAGcttcaaaaaataacaaaaaatcatCCGCGAAGAACAGATGATTAATTACAGAGCAGTGCTGATTAATTCTAATCCCTGAAAGACAACTAGGGTCCACATTAAGCTACAGGAGTCTAGAAAAAGCTTccataacaaaaagaaataaaaaaggagACAACGGGTCTCCTTGACGAATACCCCGAGTCGgagaaaaagttgaagaaggaCTGCCATTGATAAGAATGGAaatatttgaagtagaaatacacTGCTCTATTAAACTAATCCAATCATTATGAAAACCCAGTTGCCGAAAGATAGATAGCAGAAAAGATCATTCCACCCTATCGAAAGCCTTTGACATGTCTAATTTCAAACCAACCAAAGCCTTCTTAACCTTTTTACGTTTCATACCAAACAAAatctcatgagaaataataatattgtcATGGATATGTCTTCCTGCAACAAAGGCAGTTTGAGTAGGGGAGATGATATCAGGAAGAAGGGGTTTAAGGCGGTTGGCTAAAATTTTAGAGATAATTTTATAGCTAACATTGCACAGACTTATGGGTCTGAAATCAGCAGGAGTTTTTGGGTTTGAGATTTTGGGGATTAAGTATGATTGATGGCCTTGAGCATATGTTTATGAGTGAAAAAATATTGAACCATGGAGATTACCTCAGTGCCAACAACATCCCAACAGTGTTGATAAAATCCAGCTTGAAACCCATCGTTACCCGGAGAATCCCAAGGTTTGATTTGAAAAACCACATCCTTTATTTCTTGAGCCTGAGGCACCTGGATAAGACTGGTATTCTGTATTTCTGAAACACAAGGTTGAAAAAGCTGTAAAATGTCGTTATTAATCTGAGGCTTAGAAGAAGTAGCAATATTCTTAAAATGGTTAGTAAATATAGCTTCAATATCACCTCTGCTATCAAACCAAATGCCCAAGGGACCCTGGATAGAATTGATAGTTGATCTTCTCTTATTGTAATTGACTATGGAATGAAAATAAGAAGTGTTTCTATCTGCTTCAAGAAATTTATCACCTGCTTTTTGCATTAAGAACTCCTTTTGAATCGAAAGCCATTGCTGCAAGGAAGAGCTTAGATGCTTAACTTTGGGATGAGAAGAAGGCAAGTCGCAGTCATAGCAAAATTGTAGCTGCTTATGAATATTTTGAAGGTTATTCTCGATGTTGCCAAAAGAAAATCTTTTCCATATCTGGAGCTGAGTtctggttagttttaatttactgGAAAACTGAAACGAAGGAGACCCCGAAAAACGATGCTTCCAGCTACGTGCAATAGTATCAGAACATGAATCCATTTTAAACCAACACTTGTAGAGTTTAAAAGGAGAATGCTTTGTAGCAGAAGGAACTGTATGTAGCAGAATCGGGTAGTGATCCGAAGCAACAGGTACTAAATGTTGAAGATGTGCATTTGTGTAGTGGTTGATCCAGCGATTATTCACTAAAGCTCTATCTAGACGAGCAGAGACATGATCATCTCCACTACGATGATTTGACCAAGTTTTGTCAGCTCCTGAGTAACCTAAGTCAATGAGACCTAGATGGTGAACAAAATTTCTAACATGTCTAGCATGATGAGGATGAGTGACACTAGAGCTATGAGTTTCAGAGTCATGCATGGTGAAGTTTAAATCACCAATAAGAACCCAAGGAAGATCAACAAACAAATGCATATTAATAAGATATTGCCACTGGTTAGCATTTTGTGTATCATCATGAGCACCATACATGAAGGTTATCAAGAAATGCATATTATTATCATGAGTGTGGACAATAACATGGATAGTTTTTGAGGTTGTATGCATGATTTCCAtatcaattccatttttccagccAAGAGAGATACCTCCAGAGAGATCCAAAGCGGGATGAAACCAGTAATGAGGATAATTAGTTCTAGAAAGATAAAACCTCATATTATTAGACTGAGCTTTGGTTTCacacaagaaaaaaatatcagggtCATTGTTGGTCAAACAGAAATGAAGATAATCCCGGGTATGAGGGTTTCCTATACCTTGACAGTTCCAGGAAAGAATTTTCATGACAGCAATAATAGAGAGAATGAAAAAAAGACTgcaagaaaacaataaaagaaataacaaagcaaAATTGGAgaaagaaagataagttttgacaATCACCTGTTGCCATGCATTAGTGTGATTCTGTGCATTATAAGCAGAGGCTGCAGCAATGTCCCAAACATTATCTAGGGCTGAAGCAGTGGGATCATCATCAACAGAAACAGTATCATCCGCTTGAGAATTAACCACCTTGTCCTCCAAATCAGCATCAGAAATAAGCGGCTCAGAATTTATAACCAAAGTAGGTGTACGACGATATCTTTTCTTAACACCACTAGTACTAGCACCATCACTAGTCATAGGAAAAGAAGGTTTCAAAGGAGAAGAGGGTCGATCTTGATTGTGATAAGAAGAGGAAGCACCAGAACCTGAATCAGTGGCCGAGAAGATTGAAAGACGCATACCATCAAAGGGTCTAGGCTGTTGTTCCATAGGTTGCCGTAGTCTATCCCGTCTCTGAGACCCATGTTGTAGAAAGAGTTGTGCCTCTTGCGCAGGATTCCTTTGAGGAGGTAAAATGGGCTCTACGAAACCAAAACCTCGAACAATTTCTTCCATCTCATGCCGGTTATGATTCATATTTGGACAGTCAATCTCTCCATGATTGGGAACTTTACAATCAGGACAAAGACGATATGGCTGTTTCTCATATAAAAATCAATCCACCTAGTTACACCAGCAGCATTAGCAGTAGTTATACCAGTAATAATGGGAGTGTTAAAATTTATGAGAACAAGAGCTCTATACTTAGAGGATGTAGGAGGATTGACACCATCTGGTGCTATAACTCTAACTTCCCCAACAATATTACCAAACATTCGAAGAATATCAACATAGGTGAATTCAGGTAAAAGATATTTATACTCTAACCAGAAAGGAGATACTGTAAAATCCAGTAAAGGATAATCCATAGTGGGATTCCAATCCTTTAAAACAATCAAATGACCATCAAAGTTCCAAGCTCCACCAAATAAAATTGCATCTttatcttctgaaattttaaacttGATAACAAAAATATTTGGTTCTAAACCACGCACCTGGACAAACCATTGATTGTGCCTTCGAAGCTGAGGTCAAATAAATTTAGCTGCACGTTCAGCATCCTGCCAAGACATAACCCCCGGAGCATAAAGCTTACCAGCAAGACTAAACTGCCAATCTCTAATTCCAGCTAAGATAGCAGTATTAGAATGCATAATCACTCTTCTCCTAATCGGATCTTCACTGATAGAATCACTTTCCAAATGGTGAGCAATATTATTCAAAGAAGGATGAGCCATGAAGATAAAGAGAGAGATGAAGATAACAAAACAGAAGAGGgtatgaagaaagaagaaggttgtgagatGGGTTTTATAATCAAACCATGAAGGAGGTGGCaagaggtaaaagggataagtatGGGGTAAAGGTTTAAGAAAttggaagaacaaataaaaagttGCAGGATTCAAAGCTGCTAAAAAAATTGAGATAACATCTGAAGCAGAGATCGAAAAAGGTAGCAGCTTGTTAAATCCAAATCAACGATTCCCAAACAGATAGCTATGGAAAACCAAGATAACGATGAAGAATCTACACACCACTGTTAGATAAGGCCAACTTTTGAAGACGCCAACTTTGATACTGCCAACCATTGAGAAACCCAGATAATTGATGGGACAATACTGCAACACCACGCGTGGCAACAGATAAAGGAGAAAATTAATCTGCCATTAACGAAGAAAAACAGATCAATTAGCACCAGAGATCGACATGAAGAAATGAGTATCAAGAAAAACAGAAGTTAGGGTAAGAAAAACATCGAGAATTTTACAATAAATTCTAAATCCAAAACAAGAAATCAAACAGAAGGATTCAGACAAGAAATTAAAGCTgatgattcaaaaaaataaatgcgGATCAGATCAAAGTAAATGAACTCGGATTTGGATTGACTAATTTTGACTTGGAGATTGACTTTTCGCCTCGGAGGAAAGAGAGAATTTTTCCGCTCCGCTAGTCCTTAATGGGCGTCTCTGCTGTTGCTCAATCAACACCAGCATTACAACCGATCCACCTTATATTGTCGACCATAAATATGTTATAGGGTGGGTTTGGATGACCCAATTGGTATTTTTTACTCCAGACTATTAACAATGACCCATGGTTTGGGATTCGGATTTTATAATTGAAAGCTACAAATTACAATCCAACGGTGTATATACAACCGAAAACAATACCATTCATTTCGTTAACATGTGTAATCAGTACTTTGTTCCCTCCGCCATAATTTTCCTTTTTACTAGTAGTCCTCACTGACTGTTACTCAATCCCTAAAATAAACTCTCAATTTTCTGCTCACACAAGCTCAATCTGAAGTTTCATCATGTCAAGCATTCCTGTTCCGGAGGAGATTCTTGTGAACATCCTTTTGCGGTTACCATTTAAGGCCATATCACTATGTAGGTGTGTATGCAAACTCTGGTACACTTTACTCTCCAACCCTAGTTTTGTCAAAACTCATTATGATCTTTCTATTGAAAAGAATTATCCTAATACCATTCTTAGAGCAGATGTCAACGGTAAACACGCAATCTATTCTATAATTTATGACCCGTTATCATCATCTTTATCAGCATCTAGATGTGAAATTCATTACCCGTTCGAAACTAAAGGTAAAGTTGAGATTTTGGGTTCTTCTAATGGTTTATTATGCATTCATGTTGGTGAGTATTTTGATGAGAGTACCATTTGTATTTGGAATCCAACAACTAAAGAATATAAGAGAGTACCCAAATCGCCAAATAATCAGTTTCCATGTGACTTAATTATGCATGATTTTATGAATGCATATGGGTTTTGCTATGATTGTAGGATTGATGATTATAAGTTTATTAAAGTTGTGGGCTTTATCGGAGTTCCAAGTAGGTCGGGAGTTCAGGTTTATAAACTAGGATCAGACTCATGGAGTACTCATAGGTTCATACCTTACTATTTTCCTTGTAATACAAGGCGTTTGGGTATTACTGTTCATGAATCTCTTCATTGGTTAGCCAGGCCAGGAGTTGAAAGCTATTTGCAAGAAAGTCCTGatgttattgtttcttttaatatttgtgaGGAAAGATTTGATGCTTTGGCTTTCCCAGCATCCGTGGAAAATGAGAACGTAATCAAGGAACAAGAACTTGGAGCTCTAGATGGTTGTCTTTGTTTACTTCTTCAGGACCCTAATTGTCGTGTTGATTTATGGGTAATGCGGGAATATGGTGTGCGAGAATCTTGGTCTATACTTTTCAGTACTACTCATGATTTGGTTGTAGACCATCATATTCGTAGTAATTTTCTGGTATACTCATTTGAAAATGATGAAGTTCTGTTGGGAAATTTTGATAGTTTCATTTTATATAATCCGAGATACGATAGAGCTAAAACTGTGACGATTCCTGGCATTCGTGGATCGGGTGAAGTAGAGAGTTATTTAACGAGCTTATTTTCACTCAACTCACGTACTTATGTTGGGGAAGATGATAGAATCGAGGACTAGTTTCTGCGTTGAAGGGAGATGGCAAATGCTTGCTAAGAAACTTCTTTTTAATATGGGAGAAGTAATGTGGATGTGAATTAAGTACTAGGAGCTAGATCAGACTTTTTACCTAGTTAATCCCTTGTATGCTGTATCCATCACATATACGTAGCtcttttatgttttaatttattGCCATTTTCTTATGTGCATATGATAGTTTGCCTCTCTTTTTTTTCCCAGTGAAACTAGATCTTATTTGGCAACAAACCTGAGTTTGCTTGAAGAAAATTCACTAATTTTTTCCAACAAGTTTTGCTATAGCTGATATTCGGAAACGTCATTTATGGACAATGGGTATCCCTACATAAACACATAGGTAAGACCATGCTTTTGGGCTTGTTAGGGTTCGTCATAATGCAATTGTTTTTGGTTAATTATCATGTAAATTTTGTGTCAACGGAATGAAACTCCAATTACTCGTGAATAAACTAACGAACATATGCATCCATATATAATTCATTCTTTCAAGTTTTAATCTCTGCACAACTATATTTAGGGATGGGTAAACTTCTACCGTGGAAGTGTATGGTTCATGCTTAACCTTGCCGTTAGCTAGTATATTAGATGTTTGGAGAATTAAAAGCAAAACAATTAAAGAATATAAAAAAGTGAGATGGCAGAGGAAATTGAGTTGGTTTTACATTAACTCTCAGATGGCGAGGTTTCTTATCTTCTTGCATATTTTAGTAAATACACGCCTTGGGTTGTGTACTATAAGGAAGCGTCAAGTAATGTACATGGATGCATGATTTTACTGACTGGATTATCACCAGCATGTTTATGAGGTTGGTTTCTTATATTATGCGGTTTGATTATCATTGTGCATATTGTCCTCGAAAACCTCTTTCATTATCACAATGTAAGGCTctcattttttacttttttttgaaaTAAGATTTAATATAGAGACCAAAGTGCCAAGGAGACACTTGTAGTTGGAGGAAATCCCACAACAGCCTATAAGAATCTAGataataatctaagaaatcatggtGGAAATCACATAATCATTCATTAAGATCTCAAAATTGGATACAAGataataagaaaatcctaactaGCTCTGCAAAtacactttctctctcctaaatttcttGTCTAAGCACTCAAAAAAAAAGATCCCCTCTTTATATGGTTGATCTATCCTTTATATAgggtacatagtggatgacagctaatacaTAATGGggtacagctaataaagcccctattttcggatatACTGTGCATTATTATAGCACATTCACATAGATCATTCTCGCACACGCTCTTGACTTTGCACGGTTCTTCACACTTTATTCATGACCGTGCTGACGTCATTTGATACGTCATTTTAGTTTAACCATCACACTTTACTCATGACTGTGCTGACGTCATTTGATACGTCATTTTAGTTTAACCATGAGCGATGCCCTTCGCTGATACTAGATCATCATTATATGGCATAGATGATAATGGCATAGATGATAAGTGtgtgatatttcactcctacaacaCTGAAAGAAACAAGAAACATAAAAGGCTGTCACGCTCCACAGCGTGATCCAGACAGTAAGAAAAGCCTCCCATAAACAGAATTgggaaaactaaaacaaaaatacaaCCGTACGCAGGCTACAAATGCATGTTATAGATCTTCTGTGCCCACTTATGTACTAAATCTTCAAAGAATAATCCCTTGAACATTTGTGTTGGAAGAGCCCATTGGTACAACAAAGCTTTAACAATGATTATCGTGTTGGCTGCACTTTCAGATGTGTTATGGAAGCGCCTTCTATTTCTTTCCAGCCACAATGCCCACCAAATAGCATAAGGTAAGTTGTTCCAGATGAAGTGATGTCTCTCATCTTCCCATTTCCTTCTCCACGTGTTTAAACAGACAGCCGTAGAGGAAGGAACAACAGATAAAACATTAGGAAATTCAAGGAAGTATGCCCAAACAGTATACGAATAGGAGCAGTGATGAAGGAGGTGGTTTGTAGTTTCTTGACAACTGCCACAGAAATTACAAGCTTGGTTTGTTAACGGTGGGAGAACCCCTCTTCTCACCAGATTATCCATGGTTGGCGCGGCATTCCAAAGTGTCGACCAAATAAAAAAAGACACCTTAGTAGGCACCACCTCATTCCAAATAAGCTTCGACTTGGTAAATTTCTCAGTGGTATTCTGCTCATTTATGTATTGAATTTCATAACAAGATTTAGATGAGTAATTACCTGTTTTAGAAGGTAACCATACTCTAGAATCCTCTTGATCTTCATTTAGCTCTGGATTTCCAATATTATCTAACAGCTGTGCCGCCTCATTTACCTCTACTTCCTTGAGATTGCGAGAGAAACCTAAGCTCCAAGCCGATTGAGAATGAACAAAAGAGACGATTTCACTAATTGTTGCCTGCTTACTTCTGCATATCTTCCAAAGGTTAGGATATTTTAGTTTAAGAGGAATTGCGGTGCACCAGCAATCATCCCAGAAACTAGTATTCTTCCCATTGTTAACAATGATCTGTGTATTAGATTGTATGAGAGAGAGCGAGACCATAATTCCTTTCCAAAGGCTTGTACCATGCGAAGAAGATACCTTGTTTGGGTACCACCCAGCTACATTTCCATGCTTTTGATGAATTAATGTCCTCCATAGACTACTCTTTTATTTACCGTATCTCCAAATCCACTTTAAAAGTAAAGCCCTATTTGTCGCCTTAATCTTCCTGATATCTaaaccttatttagattttgGTCTGCAAATTTTACTCCAGCCAACCGAATAAAAAGCTTTTTTCTCATTAGTGTCACCCCACAAGAAATCTCGCGacagtttttcaatttttttagcaACCGAGACAGGAATAGAGAACAGAGAAAGGAAATAGACTGGAATACTCGCAAGTGTGCTCCTGATGAGGACCAATCTCCCTCCTCTTGACAGAAACTTTTTTTTCCAAGGAGCTAGTCTTTTTTGCAATTTTCACTGAAATAGGATCCCAAATAGCTTTCTGTCTCGCTTTTGCTCCAAAAGGCAGGCCAAGCCGCCAAGATAAGAAAAAGGGAGATAACCCACTGTACATCCTAAAATGTTGAGGGTAATAGTCCCACACTATTAATGTCCTTTTAATaaatttaaaatataatatggaagggccactccactcattgtcaattggtttgaaccctgattttgggcatactgaaatctttctaggcatattgaataaagacaaaaaaaggttgtgaaatagcaaattcAGATAAcctcttaacccaaatttttttaatgacaaatctgccctttacgcattagtgttagtaatattcattagtgattaaatattttgtttagtgattaagataattttcagaattataaaggttgtttagatgaaaaattttggggaaaaaaatcaaagtttttattgagaaggagagaaacagaaggagaaagtgagaaaattttaattcttgattcaatggaggatgaggagggtcataactcatctaaaaaacctaggaaaatacacatcaactacaccaatgattcccaaatggctgatttcttagattatgagaatgattttacacccactcaaactcaagctgaaactcaagatgatgatttttatgagccaaatcctgatgatgaagacattgatgaggaacccaatgcttttgATACATAGGTACACTTCTATTCTacgcttaatctcacttctatagctcttaattatcaaaagttaggttttttggatcatggttcggcgaaacaggttaaggttcggctcacatctatgagccgaatctaccaattgatgaacggttcggcctatatgaaagtttcacagtaagccgaacaacatcctgaatagcccggaaaaaaACAATTattgttcggcttatatttcgcaaataatatgagccgaacatcaatttgttattttctgggttaaaatattgttattggttcgacacatattgagaatatcgtataatccgaaacctctaaatgttcATAGTTCGGCATATAAtatatcgtatgagccgaacataaatttttaatttttgggttgAAATATTTTTATTGGTTCGCCACATATTGAGaacatcgtataagccgaaacctttaAATGTTCAGggttcgacacataatatgattatggTATGAGCCGaatatttctattatttttcctttcaattatttgaaccttgtgatattctttgtagatcgtacccatggaagatcaacctgatccagtagacataattcacgaggataccaaggatcacttccaaaatgatttggtatgtaagaaccttttgtttaccttaattTTGTCgtaatattccaaagttttggaATGAACCTTtctaattacttgttttggaatgaacgcagagatggaaaactaaacccgaagttctggattggtttgaggaacacgcgatgaagataaattgtgtactagttaaaggacaacaaagccgatgggatcggtttgaaatgatttgtgagcgtagtggaaccagtgctagcaaggttaaaaagggtactgtatattttgggaagaccgggagaaagaataggacgaagacgaagaaaa comes from Papaver somniferum cultivar HN1 chromosome 7, ASM357369v1, whole genome shotgun sequence and encodes:
- the LOC113294279 gene encoding F-box protein CPR1-like, with the translated sequence MSSIPVPEEILVNILLRLPFKAISLCRCVCKLWYTLLSNPSFVKTHYDLSIEKNYPNTILRADVNGKHAIYSIIYDPLSSSLSASRCEIHYPFETKGKVEILGSSNGLLCIHVGEYFDESTICIWNPTTKEYKRVPKSPNNQFPCDLIMHDFMNAYGFCYDCRIDDYKFIKVVGFIGVPSRSGVQVYKLGSDSWSTHRFIPYYFPCNTRRLGITVHESLHWLARPGVESYLQESPDVIVSFNICEERFDALAFPASVENENVIKEQELGALDGCLCLLLQDPNCRVDLWVMREYGVRESWSILFSTTHDLVVDHHIRSNFLVYSFENDEVLLGNFDSFILYNPRYDRAKTVTIPGIRGSGEVESYLTSLFSLNSRTYVGEDDRIED
- the LOC113294280 gene encoding uncharacterized protein LOC113294280, encoding MVSLSLIQSNTQIIVNNGKNTSFWDDCWCTAIPLKLKYPNLWKICRSKQATISEIVSFVHSQSAWSLGFSRNLKEVEVNEAAQLLDNIGNPELNEDQEDSRVWLPSKTGNYSSKSCYEIQYINEQNTTEKFTKSKLIWNEVVPTKVSFFIWSTLWNAAPTMDNLVRRGVLPPLTNQACNFCGSCQETTNHLLHHCSYSYTVWAYFLEFPNVLSVVPSSTAVCLNTWRRKWEDERHHFIWNNLPYAIWWALWLERNRRRFHNTSESAANTIIIVKALLYQWALPTQMFKGLFFEDLVHKWAQKIYNMHL